One Primulina tabacum isolate GXHZ01 chromosome 10, ASM2559414v2, whole genome shotgun sequence DNA segment encodes these proteins:
- the LOC142506179 gene encoding uncharacterized protein LOC142506179, whose product MSAFVLVAGEFIELDDAMIDGALNLMTLKCGNNLDQETTTRFEQLKRMVAEKSKDESQGIKPRIKVTVPNKSRCEGSPKRKILKLDQPASTSGAKPCPSSKAFGIQPSTSRDEPGPSSGALDQHASTSRARTGPSSRELDQPASTSRARPGPSSRAFGIQPSTSRVEHGPSSGASDQPASTSSARLDPSLPPRIQDLIGLCSMPIRKKITASDVSPSQCRLMLPRVQMEELFKHIKLKPNENIKSGIPVKVYGPDGRKYAMNFTVWVGKKSYVINTRSWIQFCQDYQLRKLINMATLTIRMFRHRQTDDLCFAITM is encoded by the coding sequence ATGTCGGCTTTCGTTCTTGTTGCCGGTGAGTTTATTGAATTAGATGATGCCATGATCGACGGGGCTTTGAATCTGATGACATTGAAATGCGGAAATAACTTGGATCAAGAAACAACAACAAGATTCGAACAACTCAAGAGAATGGTAGCCGAAAAATCGAAAGACGAATCCCAGGGCATCAAACCGAGAATCAAGGTCACTGTTCCGAACAAATCGAGATGTGAAGGCAGCCCGAAACGAAAAATCCTGAAACTAGATCAACCTGCATCCACTTCAGGAGCCAAGCCCTGTCCATCGTCTAAGGCATTCGGTATTCAACCATCCACTTCACGAGACGAGCCCGGTCCATCGTCTGGGGCATTAGATCAACATGCATCCACTTCAAGAGCCAGGACCGGTCCATCGTCTAGGGAATTAGATCAACCTGCATCAACTTCAAGAGCCCGGCCAGGTCCATCATCTAGGGCATTCGGTATTCAACCATCCACTTCACGAGTCGAGCACGGTCCATCGTCTGGGGCATCAGATCAACCTGCATCAACTTCAAGCGCCAGGCTCGATCCATCATTGCCTCCTAGGATACAAGACTTGATAGGCCTGTGCAGCATGCCAATTCGAAAGAAAATCACCGCAAGTGATGTATCGCCCTCGCAGTGCAGGCTAATGTTGCCGAGGGTACAGATGGAAGAACTTTTCAAACACATAAAGCTGAAACCTAATGAGAACATCAAGTCAGGGATACCGGTGAAGGTCTACGGCCCGGATGGAAGGAAATACGCCATGAACTTCACAGTGTGGGTAGGAAAAAAAAGCTACGTCATCAACACCAGAAGCTGGATTCAATTCTGCCAAGATTACCAGCTCCGTAAATTGATAAACATGGCGACATTGACGATTCGGATGTTTCGCCATAGGCAAACAGATGATCTCTGTTTCGCCATAACTATGTAG